The proteins below come from a single Garra rufa chromosome 3, GarRuf1.0, whole genome shotgun sequence genomic window:
- the uqcrfs1 gene encoding cytochrome b-c1 complex subunit Rieske, mitochondrial, translating into MMSIAARSGAFSPYLQATNYAVAGPLKPLIPGVVMKTDKLLMDAKKPFLCRESLSGQSAKSGLAVSVSLNARSSVRFAHTDIKIPDFSDYRRPEVLDPKKSSQDSGDTRRAFSYLVTGSTVMVGVYAAKTVVTQFVSSMSASADVLALSKIEVKLSDIPEGKNMTFKWRGKPLFVRHRTEKEIATESEVNLAELRDPQHDKDRVQNPTWVIVIGVCTHLGCVPIANAGDYGGYYCPCHGSHYDASGRIRKGPAPLNLEVPYYEFLDEETVIVG; encoded by the exons ATGATGTCCATTGCTGCCCGTTCGGGGGCTTTTTCCCCGTACCTGCAAGCTACAAATTATGCCGTGGCAGGTCCACTAAAGCCTCTCATACCCGGAGTCGTCATGAAGACCGATAAACTGTTGATGGACGCCAAGAAACCGTTCCTGTGCCGCGAGTCCTTATCGGGTCAAAGCGCTAAGAGCGGCCTCGCCGTGTCCGTCAGCCTCAACG CTCGCTCTTCAGTGCGTTTCGCCCACACAGACATCAAGATCCCAGATTTCTCTGACTACCGGCGGCCAGAGGTTTTAGACCCAAAGAAGTCCTCGCAAGACAGCGGCGATACCCGGCGGGCCTTCTCCTATCTGGTCACAGGCTCAACCGTTATGGTCGGAGTCTATGCAGCCAAGACAGTTGTCACACAGTTTGTCTCCTCCATGAGCGCCTCAGCTGACGTGTTGGCCCTGTCCAAGATTGAAGTCAAGCTATCAGACATCCCTGAGGGAAAGAACATGACCTTCAAATGGAGAGGGAAACCCCTGTTTGTGCGGCACAGAACGGAAAAGGAGATCGCAACTGAGTCTGAAGTCAATCTCGCTGAGCTTCGAGACCCCCAGCACGACAAAGACCGCGTTCAGAACCCCACCTGGGTTATTGTCATTGGCGTGTGCACCCACCTGGGCTGCGTGCCCATTGCTAACGCTGGTGACTATGGTGGCTATTACTGCCCGTGCCACGGCTCTCATTACGACGCATCTGGTCGCATTAGGAAAGGTCCCGCTCCTCTCAATCTGGAGGTGCCCTACTATGAGTTCCTAGACGAAGAAACGGTGATTGTAGGATAA